A segment of the Serratia fonticola genome:
GGAGAAATTCCTTAGCTGGCTGCTGTACGACCTGATTAACTACTTCGCGGCGGAAATGAAAGCCCTGCGCTGGTTGCGTACCGCCGATGGCGTAAAGTTTATTGACGAGGTGATAGCATGATGCAACAGGACTGGCACTCCGCCGACATTATCGCGGCGCTGAAAAAGCAAGGGACGTCGCTGTCCGCCGTTTCCCGTAGCTCAGGGCTGGCGTCCTCCACGTTGGCAAATGCGCTCACTCGCCACTGGCCCAAAGGCGAAAGGCTGATCGCCGATGCGTTGGGTACTGCGCCAGAGCAAATCTG
Coding sequences within it:
- a CDS encoding helix-turn-helix transcriptional regulator, which encodes MMQQDWHSADIIAALKKQGTSLSAVSRSSGLASSTLANALTRHWPKGERLIADALGTAPEQIWPSRYHKPENY